A window from Bombus pascuorum chromosome 12, iyBomPasc1.1, whole genome shotgun sequence encodes these proteins:
- the LOC132912602 gene encoding ribonuclease P protein subunit p30, with translation MKMDIRGSTGFYDLCVNVPGNETQNLYPILSKLCEYGFKTVAVNTNIDEGVLGTEKKRKKKGGDSETSQGIVLETIDIGSVKKEFDGRLRIFSRITFFCSDFAKTHIVNHCSSLKKFDLYAFAPKTQSALQFACTQLNADIITLRSNSTLFKLNKKLYDQAIERGIHFEIQYADLLNVESRKNTIHYSHLFHTYGKSKNVILSSGVSDIKTIRNPYDLINLACLLGLNEAQAKASILHQCKRLLLRAERRRRGKAVFIIEDCTERTDITDRDSKFLKKLKV, from the exons atgaaaatggATATCAGAGGAAGTACAGGATTTTACGATTTATGTGTGAATGTGCCAGGAAATGAAACACAAAATTTATACCCTATTTTATCAAAACTATGTGAATATGGATTCAAAACAGTAGCAGTAAATACTAATATAGATGAAGGTGTACTTGgaacagagaaaaaaaggaaaaaaaagggtGGTGATAGTGAAACATCACAGGGTATTGTTCTTGAAACAATCGACATTGGAagtgtaaaaaaagaatttgacGGAAGATTAAGAATTTTTAGTCGAATTACTTTCTTTTGTTCTGATTTTGCAAAAACGCATATAGTGAATCATTGTTccagtttaaaaaaattcgatcTATATGCTTTTGCTCCAAAAACACAAAGTGCTTTACAATTTGCGTGTACTCAATTAAATGCAGATATAATTACACTAAGGTCGAATTCTACATTATTTAAACTTAATAAAAAGCTATATGATCAAGCAATTGAAAGAGGaatacattttgaaatacaGTATGCAGATCTATTAAATGTTGAATCCAGAAAAAATACTATCCATTATTCTCATCTGTTTCATACATACGGAAAGAGTAAg AATGTGATATTATCCAGTGGTGTCAGTGATATTAAGACAATACGAAATCCTTATGATCTTATAAATTTGGCATGTTTATTGGGTTTGAATGAAGCTCAAGCAAAAGCTTCAATATTACATCAGTGTAAAAGACTTCTGTTAAGAGCAG aaAGAAGACGTAGAGGGAAAGctgtttttattattgaagATTGTACAGAAAGAACAGATATCACTGATCGTGActcaaaatttctaaaaaaattgaaagtataa
- the LOC132912597 gene encoding golgin subfamily A member 2-like: MSHVNMNLSKSEKLLAAKKKLREFQLRKMQNNPDDCVKQKRDSVNSLPSQYQNAETDTSHLEGLTNASTIGNLENDIVQEFQKDEALFTDSLVTSENTINHDNVHYSTEETINAESVQEINTSEATSKVDFYDLPKVQKEHLLEMASAVADVLTNESEHTETSLDTDLMYHNQFLSPYMEEQKKVVNELHIELSNARSRISELEAKLEGKETEYQVELAQEINPLKEQLQVHTQTTGILIAEKAELTAALSQAKQSIRQSSEESEEMTRKFKNSQVRIAELEKEIYTVKNSNEELRKSIHQLQSEYDSLNNRFFELKKEKEDLSLEASELKQKLNLKKTELIAVQQELQEKTALLSLSELRIQQMKVATTTEEEKHAVILLEQELTQTKEALKIVSVEKDEANKQYQNYVKQLDTQQAKLLEEIKTQRGGIEDLQRREQSCIQRISELEQQLQQEREKAGNLSSLQDRKDETDNLLKNIDELTLEQERLHIVLSEKDSQIEMLTKNLNDLRDANNQGAEVTKLVNALESEQLGASRAVHQNRQLKEQLTDMENAFVSLSNAKLDLTEQLQAERSIGRKLNVQLNNVESELAQLKEKLKEKEAILEEVEKERLQNAQIADQIQHYQAQSHHADTFQRELQHAIITIERLEKEKQTLMEKLKEKNLASSISEVDSHSISHANNNVSKSEEKVHVESSNENDVIISEPVKKLEQRFKETMERVAELTEEKQKLEHLVLQLQSETETIGEYITLYQKQRAVLQNRAIEREQVFRQLLEQRNQQQEQLHKLKVMVGDFLSKEYICSNGTKRQVETATGSSDSVTIKRKEEVIDPQVENKSVSELLDVLTEIKDCKDSCMFEPNFHSCPLCSGQLLTV; this comes from the exons ATGTCACATGTCAACATGAATTTAAGCAAAAGCGAAAAATTGTTGGCCGCGAAGAAAAAG CTCAGGGAATTTCAATtaagaaaaatgcaaaataatcCAGATGATTGTGTGAAACAAAAACGTGACTCTGTCAATTCATTACCTTCGCag TATCAAAATGCAGAAACTGATACATCACACTTAGAAGGTTTAACTAATGCATCAACAATAGGAAATCTGGAAAATGATATAGTTCAAGAATTCCAAAAAGATGAAGCACTATTCACAGATTCATTGGTAACTTCAGAAAATACCATAAATCATGATAATGTACATTATTCTACAGAAGAAACTATCAACGCAGAAAGTGTACAAGAAATTAATACATCAGAGGCAACGAGTAAAGTGGATTTTTATGATCTTCCAAAAGTACAAAAAGAACATCTCTTAGAGATGGCTTCTGCGGTTGCAGATGTTTTAACAAATGAATCAGAACATACAGAAACATCCCTTGATACTGATTTAATGTATCATAATCAATTTTTAAGTCCTTATATGGAAGAGCAGAAAAAAGTTGTTAACGAACTACATATTGAGCTTAGTAATGCT cgTAGCAGGATTTCAGAGTTAGAAGCCAAAttagaaggaaaagaaacagaatatCAGGTAGAATTGGCACAAGAAATAAATCCTTTAAAAGAGCAACTTCAGGTTCATACTCAGACTACTGGCATTCTAATAGCAGAGAAAGCAGAACTTACCGCCGCTCTTAGTCAAGCTAAACAAAGCATTAGACAAAGTTCAg AGGAATCTGAAGAAATgacaagaaaatttaaaaattcacaagTTCGCATAGCTGAattagagaaagaaatatatactgTAAAAAATAGTAATGAAGAATTGAGGAAAAGCATTCATCAATTACAAAGTGAATACGATTCTCTTAATAACAGATTTTTtgaattgaagaaagaaaaagaagatttgAGTTTAGAAGCATCAGAATTAAAGCAAAAActgaatttgaagaaaacagAATTAATTGCTGTTCAACAAGAACTGCAAGAAAAAACAGCATTGCTTTCATTAAGCGAACTTAGAATACAACAG ATGAAAGTTGCTACAACAACAGAAGAGGAGAAACATGCAGTAATTCTTTTGGAGCAAGAATTAACACAAACTAAAGAAGCTCTGAAAATTGTTAGTGTTGAAAAGGACGAAGCCAATAAACAGTACCAGAATTATGTTAAACAATTAGATACCCAGCAGGCAAAATTATTGGAAgag ATAAAAACACAAAGAGGTGGTATAGAAGATTTACAGCGTAGAGAACAAAGTTGTATACAAAGAATTTCAGAGCTTGAGCAACAATTACaacaagaaagagaaaaagcagGGAATTTATCATCTTTACAAGATCGTAAAGACGAAACAGATAAtctcttgaaaaatatagatGAACTTACATTGGAACAAGAAAGGCTTCACATTGTATTATCTGAGAAG GATTCACAAATTGAAATGTTGACAAAAAATCTAAATGATTTACGAGATGCAAATAATCAAGGAGCAGAAGTAACAAAACTAGTCAATGCTCTCGAAAGTGAACAGTTAGGGGCATCGAGAGCAGTTCATCAAAATCGACAATTAAAAGAGCAACTAACTGATATGGAAAATGCGTTTGTTTCTTTG AGTAATGCTAAATTGGATTTAACTGAACAACTTCAAGCAGAGCGTTCTATAGGAAGAAAGTTGAACGTTCAATTAAATAACGTAGAAAGTGAGTTGGCTCAActgaaagagaaattaaaggaaaaagaagctATTCTTGAAGAGGTTGAGAAAGAAAGACTTCAAAATGCTCAAATAGCAGATCAAATACAGCATTATCAAGCTCAATCGCATCATGCAGATACTTTCCAACGAGAACTTCAACATGCTATa ATTACTATAGAAAgattagaaaaggaaaaacaaacACTTAtggagaaattgaaagaaaaaaatttggcCAGTTCCATCTCCGAAGTTGATTCACATTCTATTTCACATGCTAATAATAATGTATCAAAATCAGAAGAAAAAGTACATGTAGAAAGCTCAAACGAAAATGATGTTATAATATCTGAACCTGTAAAAAAGCTTGAACAaagatttaaagaaacaaTGGAACGAGTCGCAGAGCTTACAGAAGAGAAACAGAAGCTCGAACATCTCGTTTTGCAGCTTCAAAGTGAAACAGAGACAATAG gggaatatataacattgtatcAAAAACAAAGAGCTGTTCTACAGAACAGAGCAATAGAAAGAGAGCAGGTATTTCGACAATTACTTGAACAGAGAAATCAGCAACAAGAGCAATTACATAAATTGAAAGTTATGGTTGGTGACTTTCTTAGCAAGGAATACATATGTTCCAATGGAACAAAACGTCAAGTTGAAACAG caacGGGTTCTAGTGATTCTGTAactattaaaagaaaagaggaagtaATAGATCCAcaagtagaaaataaaagtgttTCGGAACTCCTAGATGTTCTGACAGAGATAAAAGATTGTAAAGATTCCTGTATGTTTGAACCAAATTTTCATTCATGTCCTTTGTGTTCTGGACAGTTACTTACAGTATAA
- the LOC132912599 gene encoding probable 26S proteasome non-ATPase regulatory subunit 3 yields the protein MGVPTAKNPEAMDVEIIFEGQNGDGDVCDKKDADLQTIYDIREHARQIEKAVQSKEPRFILRALRTLPNTRRRLNSNVLRGVILSFYPKPCAERDALLSWLEDSAEFEETQKLRISTITPLPEIDTYIHLLVLVRLIDAGKHEEAVQCSEALLQKIIAQNRRTIDLIAAKCYFYYSRAYELIGRLDKIRGTLHLRLRTATLRNDFEGQAVLINCLLRNYLHYNLYDQADKLVLKSTFPESASNNEWARFLYYLGRIKAARLEYSAAHKYLVQALRKAPQSTAVGFRQTVQKLAVTVELLLGDIPERQTFRQAAMRRALAPYFQLTQAVRLGNLQRFGEVLENFGPQFRADHTFTLILRLRHNVIKTAIRSIGLSYSRISPTDIAKKLGLDSSVDAEFIVAKAIRDGVIEATLEPENGYMRSKETTDIYCTKEPLLAFHQRITFCLDLHNQSVKAMRYPPKSYGKDLESAEERREREQQDLELAKEMAEEDDDGFP from the exons ATGGGTGTACCTACGGCTAAAAATCCTGAAGCTATGGATGTTGAAATAATCTTTGAGGGTCAAAATGGTGATGGAGATGTTTGTGATAAAAAAGATGCTGATCTTCAAACAATATATGATATACGCGAGCATGCTCGTCAAATAGAGAAAGCTGTACAAAGCAAAGAACCACGTTTTATTCTAAGAGCTTTGCGTACACTACCTAATACACGTCGCAGATTAAACTCGAATGTCCTACGTGGAGTAATTCTAAGTTTTTATCCTAAACCATGCGCCGAACGTGATGCATTATTGTCATGGTTAGAAGACTCCGCTGAATTTGAGGAAACGCAGAAACTTCGCATTTCTACCATAACTCCACTACCTGAAATTGAtacttatattcatttactAGTTCTTGTACGTTTAATTGATGCTGGAAAACACGAAGAAGCTGTTCAATGCTCTGAGGCATTGTTGCAAAAAATTATTGCTCAAAATAGACGTACAATTGACCTGATTGCTGCCAAatgttatttctattattcgaGGGCATATGAACTAATTGGGAGACTGGATAAAATTCGCGGAACATTGCACTTGAGATTGAGAACAGCGACGCTCAGAAATGACTTTGAAGGACAGgctgtattaattaattgtttattacgaaactatttacattataatttgtatgaTCAGGCAGATAAACTTGTACTGAAATCAACTTTCCCAGAATCTGCCAGCAATAACGAATGGGctagatttttatattatttgggACGCATCAAAGCTGCTAGATTAGAATATTCTGCTGCACATAAGTATTTAGTACAG GCTCTTAGAAAAGCTCCGCAAAGTACCGCAGTAGGTTTCCGTCAAACAGTACAAAAACTGGCTGTAACTGTGGAACTTTTACTTGGTGATATTCCAGAACGTCAAACTTTCAGACAAGCCGCTATGCGTCGTGCATTAGCTCCGTATTTCCAACTGACTCAGGCTGTGCGTTTAGGAAATCTTCAACGTTTTGGGGAAGTTTTAGAAAACTTTGGCCCACAATTTAGAGCCGATCATACATTTACTTTAATCCTGAGATTGAGGCACAATGTTATTAAAACTGCAATTAGGTCAATTGGACTGTCCTATTCCAGAATTTCTCCCACAGATATTGCAAAGAAGCTTGGTTTGGATTCTAGCGTCGATGCTGAATTTATTGTTGCTAAAGCTATTAGAGACGGTGTAATTGAAGCAACCTTAGAACCAGAAAATGGATACATGCGTAGCAAAGAAACTACAGATATTTATTGTACTAAAGAACCATTACTGGCGTTTCATCAAAGAATTACTTTCTGTTTAGACTTGCACAATCAAAGTGTTAAGGCTATGAGGTATCCTCCAAAATCCTATGGTAAAGATCTCGAATCGGCTGAAGAACGTAGAGAAAGAGAACAACAAGATTTAGAGCTTGCTAAGGAAATGGCAGAAGAGGATGATGACGGATTTCCTTAG
- the LOC132912598 gene encoding FACT complex subunit Ssrp1 isoform X1 yields MDFLEYTDVIAEVKGAMTPGRLKLTDQHLIFKNQKTGKVEQIPASDMEMVNYQKFIGTWGLRIFLKNGTLHRFRGFKEGDQEKIAKFFLQNYKKDMLEKELSLKGWNWGTARFNGSVLSFDVGHHTAFEIPLYDVSQCNTGKNEVTLEFHQNDDAPVSLMEMRFHIPISDSADQDPVEAFHQQVMEKASVISVSGDAIAIFREIQCLTPRGRYDIKIFQSFFQLHGKTFDYKIPMSTVLRLFLLPHKDNRQMYFVVSLDPPIKQGQTRYHYLVLLFNQEEETSIELPFSEKELKEKYEDKLPKELSGPTYEVLGKVMKVIINRKLTGPGNFISHSGTLAISCSFKAAAGYLYPLERGFIYVHKPPIHIRFEEIASVNFARGGGSTRSFDFEIELTSGVVHTFSSIEKEEYGKLFDFITSKKLRVKNRGKSDKLNYDNDFGDSDQEDEPDAYLARVKAEAQERDAEENQDSEEESTDEDFNPNQDESDVAEEYDSNPNSSESENESDASGKSQKKEKKEKKEKKPKSAKTVSEKPRKPRKQKKERDANKPKRPPTAFMIWLNSARERIKAENPGIAVTEIAKKGGEMWRELKDKSEWEQKAAKAKKEYTASMKEYEASGGGGDKEKISEKKEKVEKRKKENKKESPSKLMTGTSFKSKEYISDDESSSDEDNKKSEKKASDEDSDGGKVKKRGEKRSAEDDDKKLKKKKKEESEGSEEEPIESTPPSSEAESKDSD; encoded by the exons ATGGATTTTTTAGAATATACTGATGTGATTGCAGAAGTTAAAGGAGCTATG ACTCCTGGGCGATTGAAACTTACAGACCAacatttgatttttaaaaatcaaaagaCAGGTAAAGTAGAACAAATTCCAGCATCGGACATGGAAATggtaaattatcaaaaattcatTGGTACCTGGggtcttcgaatatttttgaaaaatgggACTCTACATAGGTTTCGTGGATTCAAGGAAGGT gatcaagaaaaaattgcaaagttCTTCCtacaaaactataaaaaagatatgCTAGAAAAGGAACTTAGCCTAAAAGGTTGGAACTGGGGTACAGCTAGGTTTAATGGTTCTGTATTAAGTTTTGATGTTGGTCATCATACTGCTTTTGAAATTCCATTATACGATGTGTCTCAATGTAACACTGGTAAGAATGAAGTCACATTGGAATTTCATCAG AATGATGATGCTCCTGTGAGTTTAATGGAAATGAGATTTCATATCCCTATTAGCGACAGCGCAGATCAAGATCCAGTAGAAGCATTTCATCAGCAAGTTATGGAAAAAGCATCTGTCATCAGTGTCAGTGGAGATGCTATTGCAATATTTAGGGAGATTCAATGTCTTACACCAcg TGGTCGTTAcgacataaaaatattccaatcaTTTTTCCAATTACATGGTAAAACTTTTGATTACAAGATTCCAATGTCAACTGTTTTAAGGCTATTTCTTTTGCCACATAAGGACAACAGGCAAATGTATTTTGTG GTCAGTTTAGATCCACCAATTAAACAGGGTCAAACCCGTTAtcattatttagtattattattcaatcaagaagaagaaacttcAATTGAATTACCTTTTTCTGA aaaagaattaaaagaaaaatatgaagataAATTACCAAAAGAATTATCTGGACCAACTTATGAAGTTTTAGGAAAAGTAATgaaagttattattaatagaaaacTTACTGGACCTGGAAATTTCATTAG tCATTCTGGAACACTTGCAATCAGCTGTTCATTTAAAGCAGCTGCAGGTTATTTATATCCTTTAGAAAGAGGCTTTATTTACGTTCATAAACCACCAATCCATATACGTTTTGAAGAAATTGCGTCAGTAAATTTCGCCCGTGGTGGTGGTTCTACAAGATCAtttgattttgaaattgaattgACTAGCGGTGTTGTTCATACATTCAGTAGCATAGAAAAGGAAGAGTATGGAAAACTTTTTGACTTTATTACTTCCAAAAAATTACGGGTTAAAAATAGGGGCAAGAGT GATAAATTGAATTATGACAATGACTTTGGAGATAGCGACCAAGAAGATGAGCCTGATGCGTATTTGGCAAGAGTTAAAGCAGAAGCACAGGAAAGAGATGCAGAGGAAAATCAGGATTCTGAGGAAGAGTCCACCGATGAAGATTTTAATCCGAATCag GACGAGAGTGACGTGGCAGAAGAGTATGACAGTAATCCAAATAGTTCAGAAAGTGAAAATGAATCAGATGCTTCAGGAAAAAgtcaaaagaaagaaaagaaagaaaaaaaagaaaagaaaccaaAGTCAGCTAAAACCGTG TCAGAGAAGCCAAGAAAACCTAGaaaacagaagaaagaaagagatgcAAATAAACCCAAGAGACCGCCAACTGCATTTATGATATGGTTAAACAGTGCTCGGGAAAGAATTAAAGCAGAAAATCCTGGAATTGCTGTTACAGAAATTGCAAAGAAAGGAGGTGAAATGTGGAGGGAACTAAAAGATAAATCT GAATGGGAACAAAAAGCAGCAAAGGCAAAGAAAGAGTACACTGCATCAATGAAAGAGTATGAAGCTAGTGGCGGAGGTGGCGATAAGGAAAAGATatcagaaaagaaagaaaaggtagagaagaggaagaaagagaataaaaaagaatctcCCAGTAAGCTTATGACCGGAACCAGTTTCAAAAGTAAGGAATATATTAGTGATGATGAAAGCAGTAGCGACGAAGATAATAAG aaATCAGAAAAGAAGGCTTCGGATGAAGACAGCGACGGAGGCAAAGTaaagaaaagaggagagaaacgGAGTGCg GAGGATGACGACAAAAagttgaagaagaaaaagaaagaggaatcAGAGGGTAGCGAGGAAGAACCTATTGAAAGTACTCCACCTTCTAGTGAGGCGGAATCTAAAGACAgcgattaa
- the LOC132912598 gene encoding FACT complex subunit Ssrp1 isoform X2 — translation MDFLEYTDVIAEVKGAMTPGRLKLTDQHLIFKNQKTGKVEQIPASDMEMVNYQKFIGTWGLRIFLKNGTLHRFRGFKEGDQEKIAKFFLQNYKKDMLEKELSLKGWNWGTARFNGSVLSFDVGHHTAFEIPLYDVSQCNTGKNEVTLEFHQNDDAPVSLMEMRFHIPISDSADQDPVEAFHQQVMEKASVISVSGDAIAIFREIQCLTPRGRYDIKIFQSFFQLHGKTFDYKIPMSTVLRLFLLPHKDNRQMYFVVSLDPPIKQGQTRYHYLVLLFNQEEETSIELPFSEKELKEKYEDKLPKELSGPTYEVLGKVMKVIINRKLTGPGNFISHSGTLAISCSFKAAAGYLYPLERGFIYVHKPPIHIRFEEIASVNFARGGGSTRSFDFEIELTSGVVHTFSSIEKEEYGKLFDFITSKKLRVKNRGKSDKLNYDNDFGDSDQEDEPDAYLARVKAEAQERDAEENQDSEEESTDEDFNPNQDESDVAEEYDSNPNSSESENESDASGKSQKKEKKEKKEKKPKSAKTSEKPRKPRKQKKERDANKPKRPPTAFMIWLNSARERIKAENPGIAVTEIAKKGGEMWRELKDKSEWEQKAAKAKKEYTASMKEYEASGGGGDKEKISEKKEKVEKRKKENKKESPSKLMTGTSFKSKEYISDDESSSDEDNKKSEKKASDEDSDGGKVKKRGEKRSAEDDDKKLKKKKKEESEGSEEEPIESTPPSSEAESKDSD, via the exons ATGGATTTTTTAGAATATACTGATGTGATTGCAGAAGTTAAAGGAGCTATG ACTCCTGGGCGATTGAAACTTACAGACCAacatttgatttttaaaaatcaaaagaCAGGTAAAGTAGAACAAATTCCAGCATCGGACATGGAAATggtaaattatcaaaaattcatTGGTACCTGGggtcttcgaatatttttgaaaaatgggACTCTACATAGGTTTCGTGGATTCAAGGAAGGT gatcaagaaaaaattgcaaagttCTTCCtacaaaactataaaaaagatatgCTAGAAAAGGAACTTAGCCTAAAAGGTTGGAACTGGGGTACAGCTAGGTTTAATGGTTCTGTATTAAGTTTTGATGTTGGTCATCATACTGCTTTTGAAATTCCATTATACGATGTGTCTCAATGTAACACTGGTAAGAATGAAGTCACATTGGAATTTCATCAG AATGATGATGCTCCTGTGAGTTTAATGGAAATGAGATTTCATATCCCTATTAGCGACAGCGCAGATCAAGATCCAGTAGAAGCATTTCATCAGCAAGTTATGGAAAAAGCATCTGTCATCAGTGTCAGTGGAGATGCTATTGCAATATTTAGGGAGATTCAATGTCTTACACCAcg TGGTCGTTAcgacataaaaatattccaatcaTTTTTCCAATTACATGGTAAAACTTTTGATTACAAGATTCCAATGTCAACTGTTTTAAGGCTATTTCTTTTGCCACATAAGGACAACAGGCAAATGTATTTTGTG GTCAGTTTAGATCCACCAATTAAACAGGGTCAAACCCGTTAtcattatttagtattattattcaatcaagaagaagaaacttcAATTGAATTACCTTTTTCTGA aaaagaattaaaagaaaaatatgaagataAATTACCAAAAGAATTATCTGGACCAACTTATGAAGTTTTAGGAAAAGTAATgaaagttattattaatagaaaacTTACTGGACCTGGAAATTTCATTAG tCATTCTGGAACACTTGCAATCAGCTGTTCATTTAAAGCAGCTGCAGGTTATTTATATCCTTTAGAAAGAGGCTTTATTTACGTTCATAAACCACCAATCCATATACGTTTTGAAGAAATTGCGTCAGTAAATTTCGCCCGTGGTGGTGGTTCTACAAGATCAtttgattttgaaattgaattgACTAGCGGTGTTGTTCATACATTCAGTAGCATAGAAAAGGAAGAGTATGGAAAACTTTTTGACTTTATTACTTCCAAAAAATTACGGGTTAAAAATAGGGGCAAGAGT GATAAATTGAATTATGACAATGACTTTGGAGATAGCGACCAAGAAGATGAGCCTGATGCGTATTTGGCAAGAGTTAAAGCAGAAGCACAGGAAAGAGATGCAGAGGAAAATCAGGATTCTGAGGAAGAGTCCACCGATGAAGATTTTAATCCGAATCag GACGAGAGTGACGTGGCAGAAGAGTATGACAGTAATCCAAATAGTTCAGAAAGTGAAAATGAATCAGATGCTTCAGGAAAAAgtcaaaagaaagaaaagaaagaaaaaaaagaaaagaaaccaaAGTCAGCTAAAACC TCAGAGAAGCCAAGAAAACCTAGaaaacagaagaaagaaagagatgcAAATAAACCCAAGAGACCGCCAACTGCATTTATGATATGGTTAAACAGTGCTCGGGAAAGAATTAAAGCAGAAAATCCTGGAATTGCTGTTACAGAAATTGCAAAGAAAGGAGGTGAAATGTGGAGGGAACTAAAAGATAAATCT GAATGGGAACAAAAAGCAGCAAAGGCAAAGAAAGAGTACACTGCATCAATGAAAGAGTATGAAGCTAGTGGCGGAGGTGGCGATAAGGAAAAGATatcagaaaagaaagaaaaggtagagaagaggaagaaagagaataaaaaagaatctcCCAGTAAGCTTATGACCGGAACCAGTTTCAAAAGTAAGGAATATATTAGTGATGATGAAAGCAGTAGCGACGAAGATAATAAG aaATCAGAAAAGAAGGCTTCGGATGAAGACAGCGACGGAGGCAAAGTaaagaaaagaggagagaaacgGAGTGCg GAGGATGACGACAAAAagttgaagaagaaaaagaaagaggaatcAGAGGGTAGCGAGGAAGAACCTATTGAAAGTACTCCACCTTCTAGTGAGGCGGAATCTAAAGACAgcgattaa
- the LOC132912601 gene encoding growth arrest-specific protein 1-like has protein sequence MSRWFDQPCILLMSVILFNTVTWNTAKSSMMKCEEAKLKCAFRTGCGAALQHYLTGCAPVLQGNDCSETCQHALIALTSTDEGKELMTCECEDELCSESKQRVEICRSSVTMAMNRTRVSCRIATWICNADALCQTALTYYNKYCKSMFQGRKCTRRCRNSINILTRQEKAAKLNTCQCDGFEEYDCKGIHRNMNLLCFGKIHHGYRDVNVEDDRESEYLTPNMSLRGNGVQILMDRELFLLSLLIYHILKATRQGKITRYIILSHFEIYTTAHKINCDYFTNNTSI, from the exons ATGTCACGTTGGTTCGATCAACCGTGCATACTCCTGATGAGTGTGATATTGTTTAATACAGTAACGTGGAATACAGCGAAAAGTTCGATGATGAAGTGTGAGGAAGCAAAATTAAAATGCGCCTTCAGAACAGGCTGTGGCGCAGCTCTGCAACATTATCTTACGGGTTGTGCACCCGTTCTTCAAGGGAATGATTGTTCCGAAACCTGCCAACATGCCCTTATTGCTCTTACAAGCACCGACGAGGGCAAAGAACTTATGACA TGTGAATGTGAGGATGAATTATGTTCCGAGTCGAAACAAAGAGTAGAAATATGTAGATCGTCTGTAACAATGGCAATGAATAGGACAAGGGTGTCCTGCAGAATAGCAACTTGGATTTGTAATGCAGACGCTCTTTGCCAAACTGCGCTTAcgtattacaataaatattgcaaGAGTATGTTTCAAGGACGAAAATGTACTAGACG ATGTagaaattcgataaatatcTTAACAAGACAAGAAAAGGCTGCAAAATTGAATACATGTCAGTGCGATGGTTTTGAAGAATATGATTGTAAAGGAATCCATAGAAATATGAATCTTTTATGTTTTGGAAAAATACATCATGGTTATCGTGATGTTAATGTCGAGGATGATAGGGAAAGTGAATATTTAACACCAAACATGAGTCTTAGAGGAAACGgtgttcaaatattaatgGACAGAGAactatttttactttctttattaatttatcacatACTTAAGGCAACAAGACAAGGCAAGATCACtcgttatattattctttctcactttgaaatatatactaccgcgcataaaataaattgcgattattttacaaataacacAAGCATCTGA